The genomic stretch AGAAGGTGCTAGAAGAGGTCAAGTACAACAGAACCCAGGCCGCAAAACAGTTAGGAATAGACAGAAAGACGCTTTTTAATAAGATGAAGCAGTATGATCTTTGAGAAAAGTTGCTCACCCGGCCCGGACTTAGTCCGGGTTTTTTTTTGTCTAAATCTTTGGAGAAATTAAACCGGATGATATACCATATCCCAATAAATAAAATCTGAAAGGTTTTACGGATGATTATATGTAAGTCTAAACAGCTAAGAACCCTACCGCTGTTATGGGCATGTTTTCTGCGTAATGGGGAAGTTTTTACATGCTTTTGGATCCCTGATTAGAGTTGGGTATTGATCAATAGAGATAATATTTGTTTAAGAAGTCTCAGGACAAAATTCTATGACTTTGCTCCCCAAAATGGTAGGTGTTCCTTTGGTATGCACTGTCATGGCATGGGGCTTGGTGAGTAAGAAGTATAATTTGAATTAAATAAACTATACAATATGACTACAGCAAAAGCAACACTCGCCAATCATTTGAAACTTGATAACAAAGCGATGAAAAATGTCTCAGATAAGCTAAATGACTTATTGTCGGATTATCATATATTTTATCAAAATGTAAGAGGATTTCACTGGAATGTGAAAGGGGAAAACTTTTTTGACCTGCATGAGAAATTCGAAGAATTGTACTCCAAGGTTTATGAAAATATAGATGAGTTAGCAGAAAGAATAGTGACCATAGGTTTCAAGCCCCTTCATGCCTATTCTGATTATCTGAAAAACACCATTCATAAGGAAATTACAGATGTAAGTAATGGAGAAGAATGCGTAAAGCATGTCATAGACGGCTTAGGAATATTGGCCCAGTCCCACAGGAAAG from Algoriphagus sp. NG3 encodes the following:
- a CDS encoding DNA starvation/stationary phase protection protein; translated protein: MTTAKATLANHLKLDNKAMKNVSDKLNDLLSDYHIFYQNVRGFHWNVKGENFFDLHEKFEELYSKVYENIDELAERIVTIGFKPLHAYSDYLKNTIHKEITDVSNGEECVKHVIDGLGILAQSHRKAAKVAEEADDIATADLLTQFVGDIEKRMWMFTMFSK